A stretch of DNA from Paramormyrops kingsleyae isolate MSU_618 chromosome 15, PKINGS_0.4, whole genome shotgun sequence:
TTGGACGAGCTGCCCAATTATGTACAAAGTGGATCACAACAGCCTCAAGGACAAAACACTGGATCACTGACAACGCGTTTCGGCAAGCGTGCCAGTTTTCCCATCATGCACCCCTTGGTAAGTCCGCCTGTGCTATGCTGCTTTTAATTCCCATGTACAAACAAAGGCTCAAAGTCAATAGACCAAAAAACAGTGACTGATGTCATGGACAATGGATGCTTCTGCGACACTGAAGGACTTTTAGCTGCACTGACTGGGACATTCTCAAAATATCTAATGGCAGACAACTGTACTGATGTGGCATCATCATACATTTAATTTTAGAATTTATTCCGCATATGATGTGTTTCACACTATAGACATGATGGATGCTCTCTGTACTGACCAGGGTCTTCTCAGCGCTACACTACTTGAATTTCCACAAACCACTGCATATCATGCCTTGTGTTTACCCCCTTTGTATATCATGTGTCTTTATTCTTTGTAATTGTTATTTATCAATCGTGATGTCAGGTAACAGTAACAAGCGGTGCCAACTAAAATTTCCACTGGCCTTGGTTTTGTGGCATAAGGATAAAAATTTGTCTGCTAAAGAATATTTTGTTTATGTTCACACTTTTTCAGAAACTCCCAAAGCGCCCCAATGTGAACCACTTACATTCCTATATATGCACATGTTGGTTTAATTCGACCGCTAGTCTACAATGCTTGGTTAATCAATACCCTATAAGTTAACCAAGTtaaattaattgagctggtggtgaaatttaaacAGGCAGAGCACCCATGAGAAGTTTGGGCACTAAAGTTGCAGTCTTGTAACCATCCAACTAGCTCTCAGAAACTTCttgaaaaacatttttgctttttattgtattactgAGAAAACCACTATATACTGCTCACATAAAAGCTTTTATATAGTACTGTAAATATGACTATTAAATGATTATTAAAACAGTCTGGAACAGTGTTGCAGTGTTTTATAAAGTTATTTTAAGCTTCATTGTGTCCCTCCTAAGACAGTGTTTTTGGTCAGATTATGTGAACCACTTTTGCTGAAAACAAGATTCACCTTTTGCAGGCTGTATGCTGCAGACAGACCCCTGTGCCATGCCGGCTTTTCGACCAAAGCTACAGAAAAACCCGCTGTTGTTCACCGTAGGAGCCGCAAGTCATCGTCCTACCCGTCACTCTCCGTCTCCAAGAGCACCTCGTCTGCGTCATCCCTCGGGCTGGCCATCCCATGGGGCCGCTGACCCGCCGTGGACGTGGTCGCCATGGGAACAGACTGGGAGGCATGCTCCGACCCGTCGGAGGGATTGGACTCCGTGAACACTGTCACTGGGAGACAAAAAGTATgtgtggtttaaaaaaaatcagtcataTGGCAGAAAAAGGAaacggggcaaaaaaaaaaaagagtaaaataAAAGGCCCAACAAAGTGGCATTTGTTAGATCTCAGTTTAGTTTTAGGTCCAAAATGTACAGGTGTGCTGGCACTCACCTGGCGCTGCCACCTGTAGCGGGGTGGTGGGCACGCTGCGGCCCCCCGACTCCTCATGCTCCCCCATGAATAGGGGACTCTCATACATTCCTAGACCTGAGAAAGGAAGGGTGACCAGCTGTGAACATGTGACTAACCTGCGGTATATCAGTTCACATGCAGTTAAGAGAGAGTCCATTCCACCAGGCACTCCAGCTTCTGCCATCTATAAAGTGCCCATAGTCTGTGAATCTGTACTGGCCCCAGTGACAGACTGACACTATTTCCAGTGAACCCCTGTGCCTTCTGGATGGTTCACTAACCATAATTCTATGTAATCCAAGTAACCTGGTAAATGAATTCCCATAGGCTGACATTGCCCTGGTTTCACGGCCCCATTTCAAGTTCCAGAACTGCATGGGACTGTGGATTTAGTCCCCCGTTATGTAACCAATCCTCAGGAGATCAATTCATCCAGCATAGTGCAAGATATTTCATTTTCTACATTCATACTGTAAATGCATGCGGAGGAAAATGTAGAAGATAGCAAGCATGTACAGGTATTACAAAGTGAAACGACAGTCCATGGTTTTCTTCTAGGTTTATCCTAAACGATTATTCTgctgagggtttttttttggggggggggcaccgttttcaggcagcatagggcacaaaaTGGTTACACTAGGGGTGGCCAACCTCATCCACAAAGAGTCagtgtatgcaggttttgggGATAACCTTtaagtcagctgttcaaacccaggtgtgaggattcctcagccaatcagtcctctaattagtaatctaattaggtagttgcagcgaaaacccgcatacagagcggccctttctggataagctCACGCTCCCCTGGGGTGCGACCTGGGTGTGATTCCAGACCATCACAGGGAATGCAGGCACGCACTCATCTACACAACCACCGTGGTGGTTTTCCTGACTTGGTTCATTTTCTACACCAAACTGCATCACTGACCTGATTTTGCAGGCGACAACATACCTCCTTGCGAAGCTAGCTGTCCCAGGTCCGAGCCAGCCTGGCCCATATCTTCAGGTGGACCGAACCGGAACCGGGGAACACCGGCCACCTGAGGAGAGCTGCTGACGGGCAATAGCAGGGTTAGGGAGGAGGGCTGAAGCAGGAGTGTTCAGGACGCCTCAACATGCACTGGACACGACAGCGCTCAAGTCGGCCCGGCTAATTCACTTACTGGATGGCCTCGGCGAAGCTGTCACTGCGGTGGGGCAGCATCAGCGTGGGGGTGCTGGGAACCATCCGGTCCTCCTCATCAAAGCAGGGCTGCGGCACAGCATAGAGCAGACGGGACGCCTtaagacgggggggggggtgagcttgGACTCTCCCTGTTCTCCCAATACACACGGATGGGCAACTCACCGTGTTGCTGCTGACTGGAGGGACGCCTTGTGTCCCTCGGCCCCCAGGGAACTGACGTCTAATGGGAATGCGCTGAAGGAGAGAAAAGCATTGGCAttcaaaacatgaaaaacagaTGCCCACAGGGACCAACGCCCAGACGCACGTTTCCGGGTGAGAAAGGCTGCCGTGAGCGTTTATAAGAAACCGTACGATACTAGATAAATGCGCACACACCTGCGGGGGCGGCCCGAGTTCCTGGGCGGGGGGGACCTGGATATTGAGTCGGGGTGGCAGGGTATGAGACGGTCTCCGTGGCGACTGAGGTGGGCGGGGCACCTGCCGGTCAACATTCAACTGCTGGTCTGGCTGGGACTCTGTAGGAAAGGTTTCCATGTTGCTGTTGCTTCCTTCTCCTGGAATGAAGGatacattaaaatttaattCATGTTATGAGAGAAAAATCAATCAGACCAGGAAAAACTGGACTTCATCCAAGCCCCTACACCCACAGACCGACGCCCATCAGCAGCACCAGGAAAAACAAACTGTTTAAAATTACCACTGGATGTCTGGGTGTCGGCCAGCCTCTGGATTGAGTCCCCAGCCCCCAGGATCTCCTCGTTCTCCGTGCTGGCGTCATTGGCCTCGGTCCCCTGGACCACGCAATTCATAAACAAAATCACCACTCCATGCGGAAAAACCCGAAAACAAGTCACATGTGTGACGGAGTGTGAGCTTTCAGGGAAATGAGGATGCCATGTGCGTTCAGTGTTTaaacaataaaagcaaacactccctcccttcctccagGACAGTGACGCCATTTATGTAGTGTCTCACTGCCGCCCACCATTGGTGACTCAGTCCAATTCTCTTTATTGCCGTTCCCAGCAAAGTCTGTAacagtatttgtgtgtgtatgtaatcACCAACATGCCAGCGAACATGGAGACCAGGGAGGACATTGGGGCCGAGTTCGCCAGCTCACCTCCAGATCGTCTCCCTCGTATGGCTCATCACACCCCCCTCCGCTGCCACTCTCCCCATTGCTCTCTTCTCCTTCATCACCCATGCCAGTcccatcgtcatcatcatcttcatcgtCATCATCCTCCTCATAGTCCTACAGACAACGGTTTAGAATATAATCTCTAAAGGCAAAAATACCTCATACTCCTTAAATGGGTTTTGTAAACAAATTTACCTGTtgttcctcttcctcctcctcttcttcctcctcctcctcctcactgtcagtGTCCGAGACGATGACAATGACATCGTGCTGTTCTTCCACTGGGTCCTGTGGGCAGACCTGAGCCTCGGTGGGTTGGTCCACGGGGACAGCCTGTGAAGAGTCACCGTCCTGTTCGTCCCCGTCCTCCAACAAGGGGTATTCCAGCTCCGTAGGTACCTGTAGCCATGCCCAGATGGATATGCTGGACTCAGGGCTATTCCAACACACTGGGTGCCATGACTTTGCACCTGGAGGTCACACCAGAGCAAGCCTCACCTGGCCAGCATCAGACGCCTCACGATTCTCCATAGGAACCTCAACTTCATCCACCATGCCTTCATCTACCAGTACTTCTTCCTaggaaacacaaaaaaaaacctcaaattACTTACTGAATTACTACCCTAGAGCCCTTAGTCTAGCAAGTTCTATAATTCTTATAACATCTGCTTTGGTCCTGCCAAAGTCTTTCATGATTTGACATGCAGGGTGTGGCACTCACCTCAGGGTCCACTCTCTGGATGATACGGGGCTTCTTAGGGTTGGGTAGCTCCATTGTCTCATCTTGCCTGGTGTCAGTGCTGTCAGATGTACCCTCCAGGTCCTCCTCACGTATCCTCTTGGGGATGGTGCTGCCCGGCGTGGCTGAAACTGAAGAATGCGCTCATTTACTTACTGCAAACATGTGACTTCTACATCTGAACCTACGAAGATCACCACATACAGTTAAACTACACAGCTAAGGTAAGGTTAGACTGAACTCAAAACTGCTTGCTCAGTTCCAAACGAGAAGACAAAGGAATCAGAGGCACACCTGTACCGAAGACCATAGTGGAGGTGGAGGGTCTCTCCACCGAGGGACCGGCCATCGCCTCCATCGTGGATGAAGTTGGCTCTTGAGCGGCAACCTCCAGGGAAACCAGGGTCTGCTGGGTGGGCTGGACGAAGGCGGTGGCTTGCGTCTGAGGGGTCTGCTGAATCTGCTGCTGGGGCTGCATGTTTAAGAGGGGCTGCGCCAATGTGTTCTGGACGTTAGGACTGGTGGAGCGCACAGACCCGCTGGCGCTGCCGAAGACGGTGACGTGCTCCACTGGACCCTCGGACGGCTGTGCTGCTGAAGTCAGAAACCCAGGCCGCGTTAGCGCAACATGCTCAGAATTAACGTGAGCGCAACATGCTCAGAATTAACGTGAACGCAACATGCTCAGAATTAACGTTAGCATACACATCTTATCAATCCTTTCAAACCATCTGAAAATATCAGTTAGCTCTAAAAATATTCAGGTCTAGTTCTAAAAATATTTAGATGGTCTGTACTAGCTGAAGGCAGTCTGAAGAATGAGCCTCTGGGATTTCTCTGTCAGTCTAATGGACTCACCTTCCTGCGTGTCGACCTGAGTGGTGGGCATGACGGTGGCTGTCGGAGTCGGGGTTGGCACGGTAGCCGGAGTGATCATGGGCCGGATGCTAGCCCTGGGGGTGGACTTGTTTCCAGGGATGGGTGGAGGCTTGCTCGGGGTGGCCACGAGGGGCGTCGGCTTAATGTTTGCTGTGGGAGGCTCCGAAACGTTGGCGCTATGGTGCAGAAAACCGCCAATCATTGCGTGCTAGTTTCTGAAGCAACAAGATTCACGTTGGCTTTGCGCAATTGAAGACTTGCTACCTTCCCCTATCGGCGGCTGGAGTTGTCTTCAAGGTGATCTGCCTCTGTTCAGCTGGCCTCTGCTGCTCTTGGGCCTTAAAGAGAAAGGAGACACTGGTGTCACACAATGGAGACTGTCAAACTGAACGGATCCATTCCAGGATCACTACCCACGATACCTTGCTGGGGCCCTGCTCCTGGGGCTCGTCCCTCGGCTCGCCGTGCCGCTCCTGCTGGCCTCGCAGCTCTCTCAGCTCCCGCTCCTGCCGGCAGAGGCGGCCCTCGTACTGGGATTTCAGCGCCCCCAAACGTACCTCCAGCTCTTCCCTCTGCAGCTTCAGCTCCTCCATCTCCTTCAACAGCTGCTCCTTGGCACCTGTATCAAATATAGACACCCCTCCTGTCAGCGACCAGCATTAACGAGAGAAGGTTGGGGGAGGAGGGTTGGCACGCTTCACTGGGGCTGTTACTCGCCTACGAGCTGGCTGATCTTCTGCTTGGCCCCCAAGATGACCTTCTTGGTCTTCTCCTCCTTCTCTGCCATCTGCTGCCGCAGCTGCTCCTCCTGAGTGGCGcgctcctgcagctcctgccGGAGGCGGGCCAGCTCAGGCTGCAGCTTGCTCACCTGCTCCTGGAAGCTCCGTGCCTCTGCCTCTCGTTCACCTGCCACCTGGAACAAATGACCGGGTTACACCATGGACTGCTGAGTCCGTGTAAAACCGTAACCTGAACTTGTGTGTTAACAATTGTACAGTAATGCTTGTGGGACAAAGTAATAAACTCATTACACCGTACTATAAAGAGAAATACCCATGGTAGAATATATCCAAAGCCTTCCTTGACTCCCTTACTAAGGCACGACCCATCTGGATTTCATCTAAACATTCCCTTACCTTTTGCAGGTTCTCCATTTGGCCCTCAAGCTCCTTGGTCTTAGTTTCCGCTTGACTGACCGTTTCTTTCAAGGTCTGGATCTCCTGGACAGAGGCCTGCTCATTCTCTGGCTCCAGAACTGGATGGGTAGCTGCCTCAGCAACCAGCTAACCAGAACACCACCCAATTATTCACAGAGTGACACAAAAATGATGGGGAAAGGAAGAGAAACGCGTGTTACCTGGTCGTGTTGGGCCTTGAGCTCCTCGTACTGGGTTTTATATCGCCTGCCGATCTTTTTCACTTGCACTATCGTCTTGACCTTCTCTTGCATTTCGAGGTCTTTGGCATCCAGACGCTTCCTTAACTCATCTCTCTCCAGGGTCACCTTGCCAAAATTGTCCTGCAGGTTTTGCACCTGGCTTTGTAGGGTGGTTATGGATGCATTGCTCCTGATTGGAAAGAAAGCTGTCAAAAACACGATTCCCCCCAAAAATACAGAATGCGAATGCAGAATGAGGAGAGCCGTATCTCCAAGCGGAGGTCCCACCTGTTGATTTCGGTCTTCAGCCGGGTTGTGTCTTCCATCAGCTGCTGGATGCGTTTCAGGTGGGCTTCCTTCTCAGCGTTCAACTTCTTGTACTCCTCAGGATCAGCGTCCTTCTGCTGGCTTATCAGCTCCTAAAACCAGGGTAAACACAATCATTACCTTCGGCAAATATACCTACCAGGTGGACCTGCAGGGGGACCTGGTCACCTGTGTCCGGGCCTTCCAGCGCTTGATGTCCATCTCCAGAAGCTTCTTCTCAGACTGCAAGACGCCACTCTTCTCACTTAACTCTGCGTTAGACTCCTTCAGGGGCATGATCTGTGCCTCTAGTGTATGCACCTGtagatcattaaaaaaaatttaataaatgacaACCATTCTGAATATTCAATGTTATAAGTTATAAAAGAACAGATTGTTTTGCTTGGACCACTATCTTTTCACAGCACAAAAGAATTATGTAAAATGAAGCGCTTCAGACATAAATCACAATACATGAACATATTGATGTTGACACCTTGTCAAGTGCCTGCTGAAGCTCTTGTTCAagcttctccttctcctccctTAGCATCTTGTTGGTGTCCATGAGAACATTCATGGTCTCCGTCTTTTTCATCAGCTCATCGTGCTGCGCCAAGGTCTTCAAAGTTACCTGCCGAGGAAAACATGTGACctataaaatttaaatactgATACTGAATGGAAGGGATCCCAAGCACAGCACGCATACATACAAAAGCAAACTCAAGATTACGCAAATACTGAGCTCCAAAATTAGACCACCTGAAGTTCCTCACCTGAACTTTAGCACGCTCTGCATGTAGGCTATCCTGCACCTCCTTCAGTTCCCTCTCCAGGTGTTCCACCCTCTGCCTGTGGCGCAAGCTGTCCACCTGAGCaacttcaaatctggcctcagCAATCTCCTTCTCTCTTCGTACAAACCTTCAGGCAAGAAGCATTGACATTCAGTGACTGTTCAGTGACATGTAGGAATAAACCAGTTGTATAACTAGCATTCATAGTAATGCCTGGAGAAAAGatatgaaagattcaaaagggACATTCACCTCAAAATCTCGAGAATTTGGTCCTGGGACTTGCCCTCTTCAGTCAGGGAGAGGTCGAGCAGGGTCCCCTGGGCGGCCTGCTTGACAGAGGCAGCCAACTTGCTGCTCAGGTTCTCAATCTGCTCGTGAAGTAGATCGTTCTGCTTCTGCAAATCTTCTGCACGAGACGTCAGATTGGATACCTCCTCCTGTGGACGTGGGAATAAAAGTGAGGTAAGAGAAAAGATACAGCTACATAAAGCAACAACCCAATGAATAAGAAAGAATCAAAGAATCCCGGACTAGTCACCTTGAGTATTTTTTCTTGGTCCTCCCAAGACACACGAGCCTCGAGCAGCTGTGTGCTGGCCTTAAGTGccttctcctccagctgctcGCGCATCTGGGCCAGCTGCCGGGCCTGGTTCTTCACAGCCTGGAGGGTCTCCACATCTGCGGCGTGCAGAATCATCTCCCGCTCGTATTTTTCCTGAGCCTCCACAGCGAGTTTAGCCTATAACAACAATGAACGTCAGAGTGGAAAATATCTGTAAGCTTTCCTTTCCAAAGACAGGCTTGCCTGTCTGTGAAATGTGGCATGCGTCGAGGGTAGTCTGGACCCGGCTACCAAAGCTCCAGCTATACCTGCTGCTGGCTGTCCTCGACGGCCTGCTGCTGGTGGGTTTCTAACAAGGCTGCCCTCTGTATGGCTTCCTGAAGCTCCACCTGAAGTTTGCTCAGATCTCTCCTCAGCTCAACCATCTAACACAAGGATCCGAAGAACAATCGCGTAAGTTTCAGTCACTGAAATGAACACAGATCTACAAGAAGGTTCCGTTCTTCTGTTAAACTCTAGTTCATACTTCCCTTCTTGTGTGCCATTAAGGTCCATGCATGGTGAACCGTGTGGACTTGTGTACATTTTACATTTGTCCATGTTCACGTATGGTTGCGATCACGCATGCTTACAGCAATGATATTCCACCACACCAGATTCCACCTACTGGAAACGGCTAGAAATGCACTAGCAATTTCTTGAGTAAACAGTCAATGCTCAAACAAGTCTGCTAGACCAGAAATCTGCAGTGCAGGCACACCGTCTGCACAGACACTAGATGGCGCCGATTACATAACGCGCTGCATGTGGACTATAGCAGCATGCAGACAAGTGAAGTACGAATCAAGCTTAAGATTCTGGTGGCTATAGCCTGGGGAACCTACCTGTTCCTCCATGCTCACGGTTGCTTTCCTCTTTTCCTCCAGCAGGTTCTGCTTCTCCTTCTCAGCCTGTTCCAGCTTTTCTTCCAGCTGCCTCTGGTACTCCCCAGACTCTTTCAAGCGGATCTCGATGGTAGAACTGGCCTGCTGAGTAATCTTTCAAAAACAACGAAAGGAAACTTAGACCTGTGTGTAGACAGGGTAAAATACAGCTCCAAAAACCTACATCACTACACTTGAACAAACTAAAGCAGAATTGTAGACACAGCCCCACCTGCTTCTCTTTATCAAGAGACTCTTCCAGACTGAGGATCATGGCCCTATACTGCTCCATGTTGGCGGTAGTGCTGTTCAGGCGTTCCTCGAGGTCCTTAGCCCGCTCCTCTGCCTGCTGGAGGCGCCTCTGAAGTTCCTCCACATCATGATCGGGTACCAGTAGCCCTGGGAGAAGACAAGATTGAGGTTTCTAATATGGTTCAGCAGTTTTTGGCCAAATTGAAACAAAGGCAAGTTGGCCAACTCTACTTGAACTATACGCAGAAAGTCCACGTTCTAGAAAACACCTCCAGTGGCACGTTCTGCTCACCTTTGTGGCTTCCCTGTGAGAGGGTGGAGACTTCC
This window harbors:
- the tprb gene encoding translocated promoter region b, nuclear basket protein isoform X1, which encodes MAAIMHLVVEHSEIAELPKATRDKLEKFLCEKQSEIDSLKSRHERFKVDSEQQNFEAERHLAQCRDQLLSQTQENHKLKEDLSKINENMKSLRDKEQECESLQEKLSLQESQFVKTKCGLESEKQELVRMLEKRCQEVEHLSEDLKRVSDKFAETNSTKMELQLKLDELQSSEVSFKYRERRMEQEKELLLSQNTWLNTELKEKREELLSLSREKGSEILQLKCNLESKEDEVTKLQSQVTALKASRENFQKQAEDLISKLKDEKEKQASMEEKFRNELNAQIKLCDLYKSAAADSELKSDELSQAVKELQGLLKEAGDANKGVEARLLEMEKSKDKLDAELKEKIQSLEKELENANDLLSDPKRGGSASFTEQLTTMSPTAAAVSKMVKPGMKITEVYSAYMEAQEQLQLERMENKRVNQYLDEILKEVEAKVPMLKRQRDEHERVQKSVASLSSRLEQAMKEMHRLQKERDEASKHSSVLERDNRRLQLQLADLSQQVRVLLIELEEARGNHVIHNDEGASSSDVSSTSEVISQHLVTFRSVEELQQQNQRLLVALRELGDAKEQEEVETTSSRVAELEVNLEKAQHELEDLQEQRRHQMQLVESIVRQRDTYRVLLAQTTGVSFPIQGSTAAEPPSLTSTPRRSPAVTPTMTTPLQAAGPESSELAEARAALKQLQEAFNTYKNEKAESERLLGGQTDKLLEQVSDLRSQNAKTSTQLEFASKRYEMLQDNVDGYRREIASLRDTNQKVTTANQKHEQVIHTLTEDLKEAKEKLTVADSRYENLKKERDMLKMVEVQLCQEKESILAEQRGQNLLLTNLQSIQATLEKADIETRQRLNNQIEKQEREITQLQKKLEHEVEQRHLLARNQDLQLMDARKQLEVQAAMHQKTKEQLRNAEQQIGTIREQLCSVKKREVSTLSQGSHKGLLVPDHDVEELQRRLQQAEERAKDLEERLNSTTANMEQYRAMILSLEESLDKEKQITQQASSTIEIRLKESGEYQRQLEEKLEQAEKEKQNLLEEKRKATVSMEEQMVELRRDLSKLQVELQEAIQRAALLETHQQQAVEDSQQQAKLAVEAQEKYEREMILHAADVETLQAVKNQARQLAQMREQLEEKALKASTQLLEARVSWEDQEKILKEEVSNLTSRAEDLQKQNDLLHEQIENLSSKLAASVKQAAQGTLLDLSLTEEGKSQDQILEILRFVRREKEIAEARFEVAQVDSLRHRQRVEHLERELKEVQDSLHAERAKVQVTLKTLAQHDELMKKTETMNVLMDTNKMLREEKEKLEQELQQALDKVHTLEAQIMPLKESNAELSEKSGVLQSEKKLLEMDIKRWKARTQELISQQKDADPEEYKKLNAEKEAHLKRIQQLMEDTTRLKTEINRSNASITTLQSQVQNLQDNFGKVTLERDELRKRLDAKDLEMQEKVKTIVQVKKIGRRYKTQYEELKAQHDQLVAEAATHPVLEPENEQASVQEIQTLKETVSQAETKTKELEGQMENLQKVAGEREAEARSFQEQVSKLQPELARLRQELQERATQEEQLRQQMAEKEEKTKKVILGAKQKISQLVGAKEQLLKEMEELKLQREELEVRLGALKSQYEGRLCRQERELRELRGQQERHGEPRDEPQEQGPSKAQEQQRPAEQRQITLKTTPAADRGSANVSEPPTANIKPTPLVATPSKPPPIPGNKSTPRASIRPMITPATVPTPTPTATVMPTTQVDTQEAAQPSEGPVEHVTVFGSASGSVRSTSPNVQNTLAQPLLNMQPQQQIQQTPQTQATAFVQPTQQTLVSLEVAAQEPTSSTMEAMAGPSVERPSTSTMVFGTVSATPGSTIPKRIREEDLEGTSDSTDTRQDETMELPNPKKPRIIQRVDPEEEVLVDEGMVDEVEVPMENREASDAGQVPTELEYPLLEDGDEQDGDSSQAVPVDQPTEAQVCPQDPVEEQHDVIVIVSDTDSEEEEEEEEEEEEEQQDYEEDDDDEDDDDDGTGMGDEGEESNGESGSGGGCDEPYEGDDLEGTEANDASTENEEILGAGDSIQRLADTQTSSGEGSNSNMETFPTESQPDQQLNVDRQVPRPPQSPRRPSHTLPPRLNIQVPPAQELGPPPQRIPIRRQFPGGRGTQGVPPVSSNTASRLLYAVPQPCFDEEDRMVPSTPTLMLPHRSDSFAEAIHSSPQVAGVPRFRFGPPEDMGQAGSDLGQLASQGGLGMYESPLFMGEHEESGGRSVPTTPLQVAAPVTVFTESNPSDGSEHASQSVPMATTSTAGQRPHGMASPRDDADEVLLETESDGTGAESSMEPESQTEMEVLAQPSGSGSLSSSSQEPPSSSSDPSSSRSQPKPWRAPPGRQLQRWREQRGRGFRRGVMGIRGRFAR
- the tprb gene encoding translocated promoter region b, nuclear basket protein isoform X5; translation: MAAIMHLVVEHSEIAELPKATRDKLEKFLCEKQSEIDSLKSRHERFKVDSEQQNFEAERHLAQCRDQLLSQTQENHKLKEDLSKINENMKSLRDKEQECESLQEKLSLQESQFVKTKCGLESEKQELVRMLEKRCQEVEHLSEDLKRVSDKFAETNSTKMELQLKLDELQSSEVSFKYRERRMEQEKELLLSQNTWLNTELKEKREELLSLSREKGSEILQLKCNLESKEDEVTKLQSQVTALKASRENFQKQAEDLISKLKDEKEKQASMEEKFRNELNAQIKLCDLYKSAAADSELKSDELSQAVKELQGLLKEAGDANKGVEARLLEMEKSKDKLDAELKEKIQSLEKELENANDLLSDPKRGGSASFTEQLTTMSPTAAAVSKMVKPGMKITEVYSAYMEAQEQLQLERMENKRVNQYLDEILKEVEAKVPMLKRQRDEHERVQKSVASLSSRLEQAMKEMHRLQKERDEASKHSSVLERDNRRLQLQLADLSQQVRVLLIELEEARGNHVIHNDEGASSSDVSSTSEVISQHLVTFRSVEELQQQNQRLLVALRELGDAKEQEEVETTSSRVAELEVNLEKAQHELEDLQEQRRHQMQLVESIVRQRDTYRVLLAQTTGVSFPIQGSTAAEPPSLTSTPRRSPAVTPTMTTPLQAAGPESSELAEARAALKQLQEAFNTYKNEKAESERLLGGQTDKLLEQVSDLRSQNAKTSTQLEFASKRYEMLQDNVDGYRREIASLRDTNQKVTTANQKHEQVIHTLTEDLKEAKEKLTVADSRYENLKKERDMLKMVEVQLCQEKESILAEQRGQNLLLTNLQSIQATLEKADIETRQRLNNQIEKQEREITQLQKKLEHEVEQRHLLARNQDLQLMDARKQLEVQAAMHQKTKEQLRNAEQQIGTIREQLCSVKKREVSTLSQGSHKGLLVPDHDVEELQRRLQQAEERAKDLEERLNSTTANMEQYRAMILSLEESLDKEKQITQQASSTIEIRLKESGEYQRQLEEKLEQAEKEKQNLLEEKRKATVSMEEQMVELRRDLSKLQVELQEAIQRAALLETHQQQAVEDSQQQAKLAVEAQEKYEREMILHAADVETLQAVKNQARQLAQMREQLEEKALKASTQLLEARVSWEDQEKILKEEVSNLTSRAEDLQKQNDLLHEQIENLSSKLAASVKQAAQGTLLDLSLTEEGKSQDQILEILRFVRREKEIAEARFEVAQVDSLRHRQRVEHLERELKEVQDSLHAERAKVQVTLKTLAQHDELMKKTETMNVLMDTNKMLREEKEKLEQELQQALDKVHTLEAQIMPLKESNAELSEKSGVLQSEKKLLEMDIKRWKARTQELISQQKDADPEEYKKLNAEKEAHLKRIQQLMEDTTRLKTEINRSNASITTLQSQVQNLQDNFGKVTLERDELRKRLDAKDLEMQEKVKTIVQVKKIGRRYKTQYEELKAQHDQLVAEAATHPVLEPENEQASVQEIQTLKETVSQAETKTKELEGQMENLQKVAGEREAEARSFQEQVSKLQPELARLRQELQERATQEEQLRQQMAEKEEKTKKVILGAKQKISQLVGAKEQLLKEMEELKLQREELEVRLGALKSQYEGRLCRQERELRELRGQQERHGEPRDEPQEQGPSKAQEQQRPAEQRQITLKTTPAADRGSANVSEPPTANIKPTPLVATPSKPPPIPGNKSTPRASIRPMITPATVPTPTPTATVMPTTQVDTQEAAQPSEGPVEHVTVFGSASGSVRSTSPNVQNTLAQPLLNMQPQQQIQQTPQTQATAFVQPTQQTLVSLEVAAQEPTSSTMEAMAGPSVERPSTSTMVFGTVSATPGSTIPKRIREEDLEGTSDSTDTRQDETMELPNPKKPRIIQRVDPEEEVLVDEGMVDEVEVPMENREASDAGQVPTELEYPLLEDGDEQDGDSSQAVPVDQPTEAQVCPQDPVEEQHDVIVIVSDTDSEEEEEEEEEEEEEQQDYEEDDDDEDDDDDGTGMGDEGEESNGESGSGGGCDEPYEGDDLEGTEANDASTENEEILGAGDSIQRLADTQTSSGEGSNSNMETFPTESQPDQQLNVDRQVPRPPQSPRRPSHTLPPRLNIQVPPAQELGPPPQRIPIRRQFPGGRGTQGVPPVSSNTPCFDEEDRMVPSTPTLMLPHRSDSFAEAIHSPQVAGVPRFRFGPPEDMGQAGSDLGQLASQGGLGMYESPLFMGEHEESGGRSVPTTPLQVAAPVTVFTESNPSDGSEHASQSVPMATTSTAGQRPHGMASPRDDADEVLLETESDGTGAESSMEPESQTEMEVLAQPSGSGSLSSSSQEPPSSSSDPSSSRSQPKPWRAPPGRQLQRWREQRGRGFRRGVMGIRGRFAR